In Dermacentor silvarum isolate Dsil-2018 chromosome 2, BIME_Dsil_1.4, whole genome shotgun sequence, the following proteins share a genomic window:
- the LOC125943109 gene encoding uncharacterized protein LOC125943109 isoform X1, with translation MYKSYSSGRHCAVVGCTNNQRKRKLLMNEICADHQCNRGTCGCGVYSLHRFPAAPEKCREWEIALNRKDFKPSKLARVSVVLLVTMGTKLISTAPLMPFRCAFHRLLQVCSVHFVDGKPTALNPCPMLGLGYAKKVTRGRRPILRTLQPTSVAASVQLMDSQVICSRFVFIQIVELSL, from the exons ATGTACAAAAGCTACTCGTCAGGGCGGCATTGTGCAGTCGTCGGCTGCACGAACAATCAACGCAAGCGCAAGCTTCTGATGAATGAAATCTGCGCCGACCATCAGTGCAACCGAGGTACGTGTGGGTGCGGTGTGTACTCATTGCACAGATTTCCGGCTGCACCTGAAAAGTGTCGGGAATGGGAAATTGCCCTCAACCGCAAGGACTTCAAGCCAAGCAAGCTTGCACGTGTAAGTGTTGTCCTACTTGTAACTATGGGCACAAAGCTAATATCCACCGCGCCACTTATGCCGTTCCGTTGCGCGTTTCATCGTTTATTACAGGTCTGTTCCGTTCACTTTGTTGACGGCAAACCTACTGCCCTAAATCCGTGCCCAATGCTTGGCCTCGGCTACGCAAAAAAG GTGACACGTGGAAGGAGGCCAATCCTGAGAACCCTCCAGCCAACTTCAGTGGCTGCGTCAGTGCAGCTTATGGACAGTCAGGTAATATGTTCCCGATTTGTCTTCATCCAAATAGTCGAACTGTCCCTGTGA
- the LOC125943109 gene encoding uncharacterized protein LOC125943109 isoform X3 codes for MYKSYSSGRHCAVVGCTNNQRKRKLLMNEICADHQCNRGTCGCGVYSLHRFPAAPEKCREWEIALNRKDFKPSKLARVCSVHFVDGKPTALNPCPMLGLGYAKKVTRGRRPILRTLQPTSVAASVQLMDSQVICSRFVFIQIVELSL; via the exons ATGTACAAAAGCTACTCGTCAGGGCGGCATTGTGCAGTCGTCGGCTGCACGAACAATCAACGCAAGCGCAAGCTTCTGATGAATGAAATCTGCGCCGACCATCAGTGCAACCGAGGTACGTGTGGGTGCGGTGTGTACTCATTGCACAGATTTCCGGCTGCACCTGAAAAGTGTCGGGAATGGGAAATTGCCCTCAACCGCAAGGACTTCAAGCCAAGCAAGCTTGCACGT GTCTGTTCCGTTCACTTTGTTGACGGCAAACCTACTGCCCTAAATCCGTGCCCAATGCTTGGCCTCGGCTACGCAAAAAAG GTGACACGTGGAAGGAGGCCAATCCTGAGAACCCTCCAGCCAACTTCAGTGGCTGCGTCAGTGCAGCTTATGGACAGTCAGGTAATATGTTCCCGATTTGTCTTCATCCAAATAGTCGAACTGTCCCTGTGA